The region TTTCAAAAGAAAGTTTAATATCCGTTTCATTCGTTCTTCTTTCAATACTTGCTTGGCGTGTCATATGTGTTCCCTCCCTAATATAAAGGATTGTTTTTTTATTTTAATGCTTTTCGGTTACCGTTTTTGTGTTTTTCCCATGTTTGCGGTCACTAGATTGACTGTCTAGTTACCGTGTTTGCCTTTTTCCCTCGCTTGCGGGCACTAGAACGACTATCTGGTTACCGTGGGCAACCTTTTTGCCCTGTTCACGGTCACTAGAATGGCCCTTTAATTAGCACATTGGCCATTTTATTTTAATCTTTGCTCCACTGCGCGGGCATGAGCTTCTAAACCTTCAAGTCTGGCTAATGCCGCAATTTTATAACCATTATCTTGAACCGCTTTTTTACTATACGAAATGATTGATGATTTTTTCACAAAATCATCAACATTTAATGGGCTTGAAAAACGTGCTGTCCCATTTGTAGGTAAGACATGGTTCGGTCCAGCAAAATAATCACCGATTGGCTCTGAGCTGTTTTCTCCTAAGAAAATTGCCCCCGCATGGCGGATTTGTCCAATTATACCGATAGGGTCGGCTGTCATAACCTCAAGATGCTCCGGGGCTAGCTCATTCACAACGGCAATGGCCTGTTCCATAGTTTCGGTAACATAGATTGCTCCAAAGTCACGGATAGAGACTGCAGCGATTTCCACGCGAGGCAAGCTCTCAAGCTGCTTTTCTACTTCTTCCGAAACCTTTTCAGCTAGTTCCATAGAGGGCGTAACGAGGACACTGGATGCTCTCCTATCATGCTCCGCCTGTGAAAGCAGGTCCGCAGCGATGTACGCTGGATTTGCATTCTCATCAGCTAGAACAACTATTTCACTAGGGCCAGCAATCATATCAATGTCAACATCACCGAATACTTCGCGCTTCGCTAAAGCTACAAAAATATTTCCAGGCCCTGTTATTTTGTCAACTGCTTTAATTGTTTTCGTACCATAAGCTAGAGCACCGATTGCTTGGGCACCGCCTACCTTGTAAATTTCCTTTATACCACATTCGTTAGCAGCAACAAGCACACCTGCTGGTAGCCTGCCATCTTTTCCCGGCGGCGAAACCATCGCAATTCGCTCAACACCAGCAACCTGTGCCGGGATGACATTCATCAAAACGGATGACGGGTAAGCAGCCGTTCCACCTGGAACATAAACACCAACCGCATCTAGTGGAGTAATTTTTTGACCTAAAATTGTCCCATCTGCTTCAGTTGTTATCCATGATTGTCGAACTTGACGGCTATGATAATTGCGAATATTTTCCGCAGCTTCACGAATGTAGCCAACAAGAGCTTCATCAATGGCCTTATAAGCTTCCCCAATTTCTTCCTCTGTTACTTTTAAGGAATCCAATTTTACCCGATCAAATTTTTCAGTATAATCAAGAAGAGCTTGATCACCACGAATTTTGACATTTTCCAAAATATCTAAAACAGTTTTTCGCTGCTCTTCAGTTCCAGAATCTAAATCCCTTTTTAATGATAATGTTTCAGTCACTTTTTCAATTCTCATCTTCTTATTTCTCTCCTTCAATGACAGCCGATAAGCGCTCGACCATATCATCGATAAATTGATCCTTCATTCGGTAGGAGACTGGATTGACAACGAGGCGTGAAGTGATCTCTTGAATGCGCTCAAGCTCGACTAAGCCGTTTTCTTTCAATGTGCGCCCAGTTGAAACAATATCGACAATCCGCTCTGCTAGGCCTATTAATGGCGCAAGCTCGATTGAGCCGTTCAGCTTAATAATTTCGACTTGCTCCCCTTGTTCACGGAAGTATTTAGAAGCCGCATTCGGGTATTTTGTTGCAATCTTCGGGGCCACGCTTACTGCTTTTGCATTCGGCAACCCAGCTACCGCTAAATAACAAGCACTAATTTTCAAATCCAACACTTCATAAACATCACGCTCTTCTTCTAGCATAACATCTTTTCCGGCAATACCAAGGTCTGCTACACCATGCTCAACATACGTTACAACATCCATTGGCTTTGCCAAAATAAAGCGCATATTTTCCTCTGGTACATCAATGATTAATTTCCGGGAATCATCAAATTCGGGAGGGAGCCGATAGCCAGCCCGCCTTAGGAGTTCAGCCGCCTCCTCAAAGA is a window of Bacillus sp. (in: firmicutes) DNA encoding:
- the hisD gene encoding histidinol dehydrogenase, translating into MRIEKVTETLSLKRDLDSGTEEQRKTVLDILENVKIRGDQALLDYTEKFDRVKLDSLKVTEEEIGEAYKAIDEALVGYIREAAENIRNYHSRQVRQSWITTEADGTILGQKITPLDAVGVYVPGGTAAYPSSVLMNVIPAQVAGVERIAMVSPPGKDGRLPAGVLVAANECGIKEIYKVGGAQAIGALAYGTKTIKAVDKITGPGNIFVALAKREVFGDVDIDMIAGPSEIVVLADENANPAYIAADLLSQAEHDRRASSVLVTPSMELAEKVSEEVEKQLESLPRVEIAAVSIRDFGAIYVTETMEQAIAVVNELAPEHLEVMTADPIGIIGQIRHAGAIFLGENSSEPIGDYFAGPNHVLPTNGTARFSSPLNVDDFVKKSSIISYSKKAVQDNGYKIAALARLEGLEAHARAVEQRLK
- a CDS encoding ATP phosphoribosyltransferase gives rise to the protein MLTIAMPKGRIFEEAAELLRRAGYRLPPEFDDSRKLIIDVPEENMRFILAKPMDVVTYVEHGVADLGIAGKDVMLEEERDVYEVLDLKISACYLAVAGLPNAKAVSVAPKIATKYPNAASKYFREQGEQVEIIKLNGSIELAPLIGLAERIVDIVSTGRTLKENGLVELERIQEITSRLVVNPVSYRMKDQFIDDMVERLSAVIEGEK